The sequence TCTAAGTTATATGCAAAGCATACAGGTAAGAGTTTATCTAATTTGGTTCAAAATTATCTTGATGCACTTACAGGCGAAAGCGGTAGCTGGAATATCATATCAACCAAAACAAAGAAGATAGCAGGTGCTGTAAAATTATCTGCAAATTTTGATGAAGACACAGAACTAAGGTCTTATTTGGAACATAAACATTTGTAAGAATCTATTTTATCACCATAATCAAAAAAATCAGCGAGCAAGTCTCGTCGGCGCAAAGCCAAATGCCTTTTTAAAGGCAAATGAAAAATGCGACAGGTCCTTAAAACCAACATCTAAATACACATCCGATACTTTTTGGCCCTTCTCTTTTATCAGGTAATAAGCATCATCCAACCGCTTTTGCTGTAGCCAGCGGTTGGGCGAGATATGGAAGATGCGTTCGAAATCGCGCTTGAACGAGGCCAGGCTACGGCCGGTTAAATAAGCGAAGCGGCCTATATCTACATTAAAGCGGTAGTTTTTATTCATGTAAGCTTCCAGATCTATTTTGCCCGGCACCCGGAAATCAAACAGGGCATCCTTTAATTCAGGATTAGTTTCCAGCAGGATCATCACGGCTTCGCGCACCTTCAGGTTGCTGATCATGTCGTTGATCTGCCCGCTGCCGTTAATGTACGGACTTAACGATTCTATATAATTGCGCAGCAACGGATTGGGCTTTAACAATACCGCGCCATTGCCGGTATAGGGCCTTTCGCTGTGCAGGTTGTTTTCCTGGCCCAGGCTAATGAGGGTATCCTGATCCATCATCACGCTAAGCGATTTAAACTCGCCGCCACCCTCGGGCGGATGCTTCACAAAGCGGCACAACTGGTTTTTGCGGAAGAAGCGAAAGTCGCCGGCTTTAAAGGTATAGGTCTTGCCGTCGATGTGCAGTTCCTGGCTGCCCGAAATAACGCAGCCGAAGATATGGTCGGCAATAAAATTCTCGCCCTCGCGACTGGTATGCGCGTAGCAAGCGTATAATATGCGGGGCGATGTAGCTTTGGGCATGGGTAAAGTTAGTGAATATATAGGTTGATGATTGCTATAAGCACGATTAGACTCACCCGGTCGTTGCTTCGCCCGACCACCCTCTCTTCGCTGAGCTAAAAGAGGGGATTGAATAACCGTAGCGAGGGGGTTTGAAACCCCTCGCTATAGAAGCCACACAATTCCAGCCCGCTGCCCCGCGCAGCGAAGAGAGGGCCGACCGGCGTAGCGCAGTCGGGGCGAGTCTGTGCGCTATGCACTTACCGCTTCACATTCCAAATCGCCTTTCCCTCGGGGGTATCCAAAAAGTTAACAGCGTCGTCATGATCGGTTGAGAGCGTTACCGGCATCCATTTTTCAAACTCAGCTTCGCGGGCGGTGTTGGCTTGCTTTACCATACCGGCGGCTTCGCTGCCTAATACCAGGTGGATTGGTGGCTCGGGGTGCGCGGCTAAGTCAATCATGGCTTTGGCTGCCTTTTCGGGGTCGCCCATGGGGATAAACTTGCCGCTTTCAAAAAGGTCGGCGCGCTTGTTAACGGTGTCGTCGTATTCGGGCATGCGGGTGGCGTAGGTCATGGATGCGCCAGCCCAATCGGTGCGGAAGCCGCCAGGCTCTACGCAGGTTACCTTTATATCCAGCGGGGCTAATTCCTTAGCCAGGCCCTCGCTAAAGCCGCTCAGGCCAAATTTAGCGGCCTGGTAAATGGTGATGCCGGCGTTACCCACACGCCCACCAACCGAACTGATCTGCAAAATGCGTCCCCCGCCCTGCTTACGCATATAAGGGATTACGGCCCTGCTAACTTCAATTGGCGCATACAGGTTGGTTTCCAACTGGCTGCGCACCTGTTCATCGGTAAATGCCTCGGCCGCACCAACAATGCCAAAGCCCGCATTATTCATCAAAACATCTATCCGGCCAAAATGGGCCACGACATCGGCCACGGCCTGGTGTACTTTGGGGTAGTCGGTTACATCCAGTTGTACGGGATAAATTTGACCGGGGTATCTTTCAACCAGATCTTTCAACGCGTCGGTATTGCGTGCCGTAGCGGCTACTTTATCGCCGGTGGCCAGTACGGCCTCGGTAAGGCTGCGCCCTAATCCGCGGGAGCTGCCTGTTATAAACCAAATTTTTGTCATTGTCTTTATGTTTTTATTTAAATCAAAGGTAGGGCGATATTGTTCAGTACGCTTTGTTAAAAGGCTCAAGTTGCTTTGTTAAAAAGCTCAATTTACAAGAGGCGATTACCGTAGAGCCACATAATTTGTGGCTCCCGTGTGCAAAGTCGAACCTGTGTAATCCCTTTGCAAAGCCGCACTTGCATAGCAGGAGCCACAAATTATGTGGCCCTACGGTTAATTGCAGCACCGTTCAACATAAACCCGGGCGAAGTGGAAACCCCGCAAGCGTGTGGTGGCCTGTGTGCGGGGTGGCGCGGAGTTGCAGCGTAGCACGGGAGCAAACGTTAACCGGTGCAGTGGCATTGCTTTTCAAATTATTGCTACACAAATTAACCCCATTACCAAATTCATTGCCGTTGACTTTAGTCAACGGAAGTATAGTTTCACAACCGGCTTTAGCCAAAATTTGCGGCTAAAGCCGGATTACAGGATTAAATGCCCGCCCCATAAATAGGATGGCAATGAATGTTATGCTTTTTCTAATATCTGCTTAACAAGCACATCGCTCATAACAAAAAAGAATACCACAAATTGATAAATGATTTGTTATTAGGATATTAGTATACCAAACTAATCAAAAACCGACCGACCCTATGAAAAAGTACTTTAACACCAATAAGCTATTGGCGGTGTTGCTGGTAACTGCCCTTTTTGCCGCCTGCAATAATAAAAGCCATGTAGATGATACCACCAATACTACCGTGCCGGGTGGAGATGGCTCGGCTAATACAAACCCACCGGTGGAGACAGCCGCCAAGGTAGCGCCAAACCAACTGCCGGCCTTTACCGAGCAAAACCGTGTGCCGGGTGTAAAAACTTCGGCGGCTTATAAGGTGAGCGTGATCACCAGCGGTTTATCCTACCCGTGGGGCCTGGTGTTTATGCCCGATGGCCGCATGATGGTGACTGAGAAGCCCGGCCGTATCCGCATTGTTACTTCAACCGGCACCATAGGCAACCCTATTAGTGGTGTGCCGGCCGTAAATTATACCGGCGAGAGCGGCCTGCTGAGCCTGGCCCTCGACCCTGACTTTGCCACCAGCCGCCTGGTATTTTGGACCTTTACAGAACCCGTTACCGGCGGCGTAACCATGAGCGTGGCCCGCGGCAAGCTATCGGCCGATGAAACGGCGTTTGAGAATGTACAGGTGATCTACCGGGCGACGCCAACTTATGGCGGCAGCGCCACTAATCATAAAGGTTCGCAATTGTTGTTTGATAACCAGGGACGCCTGTATGTGAGCTTCGGCGAGCACTCGGCCGATGATATCCGGGTGAACGCGCAGTCGCTAAGTTCAACACTCGGTAAAATTGTAAGGATAAATAAGGATGGTACGGCCGCGGCAGGTGGGCCATTTGCTACCACAGCCGGGGCCAAGCCCGAGATCTGGTCGCTGGGGCACCGCAACCCGCAGGGGCTGGCGTTTAACCCGGTTACCGGCGACTTATGGGAGAGCGAACACGGTCCGCAGGCGGGCGACGAGATCAACCTGATAAAAGCCGGGGCCAACTATGGCTGGCCAACCATTGCCTACGGGCTGGAGTATAGCGGCGCTAAGGTGGGCAACGGCACGCAGCAAAACGGCATGGAGCAGCCCATTTACTACTGGGACCCGGCCATTGCCCCCAGCGGCATGACCTTTTACACCGGCAGCCAGGTACCCGAATGGAAGAATAACCTGTTTGTTGCCGCGCTGCGTGGCATGCACATCGTTCGCCTGGTGATCAGTAATAATAAGGTAACCGGCGAGGAGCGCCTGCTAAGCGACCAGGGCCAGCGCTTTCGCCGGGTGGTGCAGGGGCCTGATGGCGCGCTATATGCCATTACCGATATGGCGCAGGGGCGGATATACCGGATTGGGATGTGATGTGTATATTTGGATAACATCATCCTATTAGTAGTGAGTTACCTGATCCCGTTCATATAAAAATACTACCGGCACGTAAAATACTAATGCCTTATGGTATGGGTGCCTTGTTTGCAACCATTATGGCATTTGCCCATGCGGCCTGGGGCTTTATCATATTTTTTGCGATATCAATTTTCTCCTACCCTTTTCTTATGCTGATGTTTAAATATGAAACAAGCGGAATGAAGTCGGCTTTATGTAAATTGCTTGAAGGGGAGATCCGCAAAAAGTAAAGAGGTTTTTTGAAAGCACTGCAGCTGCTACTATTAAAGTTTGCTCCCGTGCTACGCTGCAACTCCGCGCTTACCCAATACATCAGCCACCGCGCGCTTGCGGGGTTTCCACTTCGCCCGGGTTTATGCTGAGCGGTTGTACAATAAAAAAGGGATGCGAAGCAAAGCATCACATCCCTGTATGTTTTAAATGGGCCCTCTTAAATCTTTTTGATCTCCACCCTGCGGTTCAGGGCGCGTCCGGCTTCGTCGGTATTTCTCGATACGGGGTTGGCTTCGCCATAACCTTTGGCGTTCAGCATATCGCCGCTTACGCCGCTGTTTATTAAATAGGTTTTAACGGCATTGGCGCGCTCGGCAGAAAGGGACATATTATGTTCGGCAGTACCCTCGGCAGATGCGTAACCGCTCAGGGATATTTTTACCGACGGGTCCTTCTTCAACTCGCGCGATGCCTTATCTAATATAGTATAGGCACTGGTTTTTAAAACGGCCGAGTTAAACTCGAACTGGATATTGCTGAAGTTATAGTCGGGTTTTGGAGCAGGCTCCGGTGCAGGGGCAGGGGCTTCCTTAACGGGTTCGGGTTTTTTCTCCTCGGCAGGTGGCGCTACGGGTTTGGCCGGTTCTTCGGTGGCGGCTGGTTTTTGCACCAGCGGCTTTTTAGATTTACAGGC comes from Mucilaginibacter mali and encodes:
- a CDS encoding PQQ-dependent sugar dehydrogenase — its product is MKKYFNTNKLLAVLLVTALFAACNNKSHVDDTTNTTVPGGDGSANTNPPVETAAKVAPNQLPAFTEQNRVPGVKTSAAYKVSVITSGLSYPWGLVFMPDGRMMVTEKPGRIRIVTSTGTIGNPISGVPAVNYTGESGLLSLALDPDFATSRLVFWTFTEPVTGGVTMSVARGKLSADETAFENVQVIYRATPTYGGSATNHKGSQLLFDNQGRLYVSFGEHSADDIRVNAQSLSSTLGKIVRINKDGTAAAGGPFATTAGAKPEIWSLGHRNPQGLAFNPVTGDLWESEHGPQAGDEINLIKAGANYGWPTIAYGLEYSGAKVGNGTQQNGMEQPIYYWDPAIAPSGMTFYTGSQVPEWKNNLFVAALRGMHIVRLVISNNKVTGEERLLSDQGQRFRRVVQGPDGALYAITDMAQGRIYRIGM
- a CDS encoding AraC family transcriptional regulator, encoding MPKATSPRILYACYAHTSREGENFIADHIFGCVISGSQELHIDGKTYTFKAGDFRFFRKNQLCRFVKHPPEGGGEFKSLSVMMDQDTLISLGQENNLHSERPYTGNGAVLLKPNPLLRNYIESLSPYINGSGQINDMISNLKVREAVMILLETNPELKDALFDFRVPGKIDLEAYMNKNYRFNVDIGRFAYLTGRSLASFKRDFERIFHISPNRWLQQKRLDDAYYLIKEKGQKVSDVYLDVGFKDLSHFSFAFKKAFGFAPTRLAR
- a CDS encoding DUF6364 family protein, producing the protein MKAKLTLTIKKDIIAKSKLYAKHTGKSLSNLVQNYLDALTGESGSWNIISTKTKKIAGAVKLSANFDEDTELRSYLEHKHL
- a CDS encoding oxidoreductase, producing the protein MTKIWFITGSSRGLGRSLTEAVLATGDKVAATARNTDALKDLVERYPGQIYPVQLDVTDYPKVHQAVADVVAHFGRIDVLMNNAGFGIVGAAEAFTDEQVRSQLETNLYAPIEVSRAVIPYMRKQGGGRILQISSVGGRVGNAGITIYQAAKFGLSGFSEGLAKELAPLDIKVTCVEPGGFRTDWAGASMTYATRMPEYDDTVNKRADLFESGKFIPMGDPEKAAKAMIDLAAHPEPPIHLVLGSEAAGMVKQANTAREAEFEKWMPVTLSTDHDDAVNFLDTPEGKAIWNVKR
- a CDS encoding OmpA family protein translates to MISVKNATILSALVLAIAVAPACKSKKPLVQKPAATEEPAKPVAPPAEEKKPEPVKEAPAPAPEPAPKPDYNFSNIQFEFNSAVLKTSAYTILDKASRELKKDPSVKISLSGYASAEGTAEHNMSLSAERANAVKTYLINSGVSGDMLNAKGYGEANPVSRNTDEAGRALNRRVEIKKI